The Stigmatella aurantiaca DW4/3-1 genome contains the following window.
CGCCCTGTCGGCCGGCGTCACCGGTTGCGGCGATGACCCGGTGGATCCGCCCAGCGTCGAGGACGCCGGTGTGCCCCGTCCGGATGGGGGAGACGGACTTCCCGATGGGGGAGGGGGACCTCCCGACGGGGGTGGCGGCCTTCCGGACGGAGGGGGCTCTCCGCCAGATGGAGGAAGCGATGGGGGCACCGATGCCGGACCTCCCGCGCTCAAGGCCTCCGTCCGTTTCGTCAATGCCTACCTGGGCGTGAAGAACAACCCCAGCGACAAAGCCGACGCCCCGTGGGAGCCGTACCCGATGGAGGTCTACGCCGGAAACACCCGGCTGTTCTCCACGCCGGTGGAGCCGGGGGACGAGGCGGTCACGGACTACCAGACGTTCGAGCTGCCCCCCGGCCAAAGCGTGCGGTTCACCGTGCGCGTCGCGGCGTCCTCCCCCACGGACAGCCCGGTGGCGATCTCGGAGGACATCTCCCTCCAGGATGGGGAGCGGCTCACGCTCGTGGGCACTGGCAATGTCACGTATGCCGGCATGGACCGGATGGAATCCCCGCGGCTGCTGGCGCTGAAGGAGGCCTTCGAGCCGGCAGAGGCAGGCACCCTCCGGGTCCGCTATGTGACGGCGGACCGGGTCACCGGCACCAATCGCAACCGGCGGCTCGCCAACGACACGGGCTCGACGCCCTACACCACGGCGGAGCCTTACTCGGCCGACACGACCACGGGCGGCGTGTCCCTTCCGGCACACCCCCAGCGGCTGGCGATCATCGGCTCGCCGAACTTCACGCCCTCGCAAAGCGGCAAGCTGTTCTTCTCTCCCCCGGCGGAGACGCTGGTAGCGGGCAGCGCCTGGTTCGCCATCACCACGGGCGATGACCGGCGCACCCTCCAGGACGAGGGGGCTCCCGCGCTGCTGCTGATCCCCGCGGGCAGGAACGGCGCCATCCGCCTGAAGCGCGATCCGCTCATCTACTTCTTCCATGCGATCAACCCGGCCACGGACGGCCCGGCCCCCGCGGCCTTGCAGGTGCTCCACGGCTCGCAGCTCATCGCCAACAACGTGCGGTACGGGGCCACCCCGGCCATCGGCGAGCTGCCGGTCCTCCCGGCGGGCGGGACGCTCCGGTTCACCCGGTCCGGTGACAGCACCGCGACGGTGCTGGCCGATGCCCCAACGGGCCCCCTGGAGGCGGGCCGCCGGTACCTGGCCGTGGTGAGCGGCACGGAGGGCGCGCAGGTGCAGCTGACCGTGGTGAAGGAGGCGTTCGATCCTGATCCGGTGCCGACGCCCCGGGTGCGGCTCATCCAGGCCTCGGCCAATGCGCCGGCGGCGCTCGGCTTTGGCCACTTCGCGGTGGCGCCAGACGGCATCACCCCGGGAGCCTTCACGCCCGTGGTCACCGGCGCGGAGTACGGCACGGCGGCCGGGCCAGCCCTGGGGGCGCCCTTCACCCCCCAGGTGGTGACCCCCCCGTCCGGCAGCTCTTACCTCTATTACGGCATCCAGGCGTCCGTGGACGGAACGGTCATCGAACGCTCCGTCACGGGCCGGCCGCTGACCACGCCGAACTTCATCGTGTTGATGGGAGATTGGAGCACCTCCCTGCAATTCCGGGCGCTCAACGTCCGCATCAACACCTGGTCCGCCACGGCGCCGGAGGGCACCTTCAGCACGCCGTGAGCCCTGGCGCTACTGCGGCGGCGTCCAGTGCTCCATGGCCCGGGCCACGTAGGGGTCCTGGACGCGGCCCCGCTGGCCGAAGCTCGCCAGCAAACCACTGAGCGCGCCCATGCCCCGGTTGTGCACGAGCATCGTGGCCTCCGCGGCCTCCGCGGGGGTCAGCGGGCGTCCCAGTTGCCGGGCGCCCGTGCTGACCACCCGGTCGTAGTTGTCC
Protein-coding sequences here:
- a CDS encoding DUF4397 domain-containing protein — its product is MKKNIPGIWWLVTVLALSAGVTGCGDDPVDPPSVEDAGVPRPDGGDGLPDGGGGPPDGGGGLPDGGGSPPDGGSDGGTDAGPPALKASVRFVNAYLGVKNNPSDKADAPWEPYPMEVYAGNTRLFSTPVEPGDEAVTDYQTFELPPGQSVRFTVRVAASSPTDSPVAISEDISLQDGERLTLVGTGNVTYAGMDRMESPRLLALKEAFEPAEAGTLRVRYVTADRVTGTNRNRRLANDTGSTPYTTAEPYSADTTTGGVSLPAHPQRLAIIGSPNFTPSQSGKLFFSPPAETLVAGSAWFAITTGDDRRTLQDEGAPALLLIPAGRNGAIRLKRDPLIYFFHAINPATDGPAPAALQVLHGSQLIANNVRYGATPAIGELPVLPAGGTLRFTRSGDSTATVLADAPTGPLEAGRRYLAVVSGTEGAQVQLTVVKEAFDPDPVPTPRVRLIQASANAPAALGFGHFAVAPDGITPGAFTPVVTGAEYGTAAGPALGAPFTPQVVTPPSGSSYLYYGIQASVDGTVIERSVTGRPLTTPNFIVLMGDWSTSLQFRALNVRINTWSATAPEGTFSTP